From Spartinivicinus ruber, the proteins below share one genomic window:
- a CDS encoding sulfite exporter TauE/SafE family protein: MDYWLTTTFAFVIILIGSVVQTAIGFGMAVVAAPLLFLMNPDYVPGPIILAALFNCLANTYYFRHSISLKGLSSAMLGRIPGCIAGGGLLLVLPQSLLAGFLATLIAFALIVSLANWSIRATPKTLFVAGFVSGLTGTSTSIGGPPMALVVQNESADFIRANLASFFLYSCITSLIILVIMGSFRWQQLKLGLPLIPATLLGNWLAYQILHFISKTQIRRFTLCLCFIATITLLLKVFA; the protein is encoded by the coding sequence ATGGATTATTGGCTTACCACAACTTTTGCCTTTGTCATAATTTTAATTGGCTCTGTAGTACAAACTGCTATTGGTTTTGGTATGGCAGTGGTTGCAGCTCCGCTGTTATTTCTCATGAATCCTGATTATGTTCCAGGCCCTATCATTCTAGCTGCATTATTTAATTGCCTGGCAAATACTTATTATTTTCGTCATTCAATATCCCTGAAAGGGTTATCATCAGCCATGCTTGGGCGAATTCCAGGGTGCATTGCTGGTGGCGGCTTATTACTTGTCCTACCTCAAAGCTTGCTTGCAGGGTTTCTGGCAACTCTAATTGCTTTTGCTTTGATTGTTAGTCTAGCCAACTGGTCTATCCGGGCCACCCCCAAAACTCTATTTGTTGCAGGATTTGTTTCAGGGCTAACAGGTACTAGTACTTCCATTGGTGGCCCCCCTATGGCACTGGTCGTACAAAATGAAAGTGCTGACTTTATCCGAGCCAATTTAGCTAGTTTCTTTCTTTACAGCTGTATTACATCATTAATTATTTTAGTCATAATGGGTAGCTTTCGTTGGCAGCAGTTAAAGCTTGGCTTACCACTGATACCAGCAACGTTACTTGGCAATTGGCTTGCCTATCAAATACTCCATTTTATTAGCAAAACCCAAATACGTCGATTCACCCTATGCTTATGCTTTATTGCGACTATTACTCTATTATTGAAGGTATTTGCCTAA
- a CDS encoding hybrid-cluster NAD(P)-dependent oxidoreductase — translation MYQPACLSAITIYPIKSTAGLSVSQAMVNREGLAFDRRFVLVDSNGQFITGRQYPQLTLIKSVIIPAGLQISAPGMPTLTIEYAQLTSQYRPITVWKDTIQAQHSHEQYDQWFSQYLNKSCHLYFYGEHSHRSVKKRPNEQVSFADGYPLLIVSEASLTDLNCRTAEPVNMAQFRPNIVVSGTEAFAEDSWQQIKIGEVHFEIDSPCTRCIFTTVNPNNATKNQLKEPLTTLAKYRSDENHNIFFGQNLIALNEGIISVGDPIEIIKTKTPIHYIDNASIKRNPKQAKSNAPVGELKLTCQRIIEETPSTKTFLLNSPTILPCYLPGQYLAIQPTINGQAINRTYTLSSSPSRPEHLAITVKREPKGLVSNWLHNHLKEGDHLTAQLPTGDFHLNRTSNNKLLLLAAGSGVTPMLSILRWLTDRLAQADVVLIYSARNQAEIIAHHELLLLAQQNSQFTLHITLTQPTQTPAWPGHRGRLNQTMLQQNVPDLSERAIFVCGPASFMDHCKTLSSQIGHTLQDYYEEHFFAPQQLDTTPRPKQSLSLLFDSWDVMVEGDNQTPLLEQAEQAGVAIPYMCRAGICGQCKVKVITGDYQRLADTPLSEAEKAEDIVLACSCLANSDLVINTI, via the coding sequence ATGTATCAACCTGCCTGTTTATCTGCAATCACTATTTATCCTATCAAGTCAACTGCAGGGCTTTCGGTTAGCCAAGCCATGGTTAACCGTGAAGGGCTTGCCTTCGATCGACGGTTCGTTTTGGTTGACAGCAATGGTCAGTTTATTACCGGGCGCCAATACCCTCAGCTTACTTTGATTAAATCGGTGATTATTCCAGCAGGATTACAAATATCAGCACCAGGTATGCCGACCTTAACGATTGAGTATGCGCAGTTAACCAGCCAATATCGCCCCATCACAGTCTGGAAAGATACCATTCAAGCCCAACACAGCCACGAACAATATGACCAATGGTTCAGTCAGTATTTAAATAAATCGTGCCATTTATATTTTTACGGTGAGCACTCACATCGATCTGTAAAAAAACGACCTAATGAACAGGTGAGTTTTGCTGATGGCTATCCTTTACTCATTGTTTCAGAAGCTTCTTTAACAGACTTAAATTGTCGTACAGCTGAACCAGTTAATATGGCGCAATTTCGTCCTAATATAGTAGTCAGTGGCACCGAGGCGTTTGCTGAAGATAGTTGGCAACAAATCAAAATCGGTGAAGTACATTTTGAAATAGACTCTCCTTGTACCCGTTGCATTTTTACAACAGTAAACCCAAACAACGCCACCAAGAATCAATTAAAAGAACCATTGACTACTTTGGCTAAATATCGAAGTGATGAAAATCATAACATTTTTTTTGGCCAAAATTTAATTGCACTAAACGAAGGCATTATTTCAGTCGGTGATCCTATTGAGATAATAAAAACCAAAACACCGATTCATTACATTGATAATGCCTCTATCAAGCGCAACCCTAAACAGGCCAAGTCAAATGCACCTGTAGGCGAACTAAAATTAACCTGCCAGCGAATTATCGAAGAAACCCCTTCAACCAAAACTTTTTTACTTAATAGTCCTACTATTTTACCCTGTTATTTACCAGGCCAGTATCTGGCTATTCAACCGACTATTAACGGGCAGGCCATTAACCGTACTTATACTTTATCTTCTTCACCCAGTAGGCCAGAGCATTTAGCCATAACAGTTAAACGTGAGCCCAAAGGATTAGTATCAAATTGGCTACACAACCATTTAAAGGAAGGAGATCATTTAACTGCCCAGCTACCCACGGGTGATTTTCATCTTAATCGGACTAGCAATAATAAACTGTTATTATTAGCAGCCGGTAGCGGCGTTACCCCCATGTTGTCCATTCTTCGCTGGTTAACTGACCGACTAGCCCAAGCTGATGTGGTGTTGATTTACTCTGCACGAAATCAAGCTGAAATAATTGCACATCATGAGTTACTCTTATTAGCTCAGCAAAATTCCCAGTTCACCCTTCATATAACGCTTACCCAGCCGACTCAAACACCCGCTTGGCCTGGGCACCGTGGTAGGCTCAACCAAACTATGTTACAGCAGAATGTGCCTGACTTATCTGAAAGAGCCATTTTTGTCTGTGGCCCTGCAAGCTTTATGGATCACTGTAAAACACTAAGTAGTCAAATAGGCCACACCTTACAGGATTATTATGAGGAGCATTTTTTTGCCCCACAGCAACTAGACACAACGCCCCGACCTAAACAATCCCTATCATTGCTGTTTGACTCATGGGATGTGATGGTTGAAGGTGATAACCAAACACCACTACTTGAACAAGCAGAACAAGCTGGTGTGGCAATCCCCTACATGTGTCGGGCAGGGATCTGTGGTCAGTGTAAAGTAAAGGTGATAACAGGTGACTATCAACGCCTAGCTGACACTCCTTTATCGGAAGCTGAAAAAGCAGAAGATATCGTGTTAGCGTGCAGTTGCTTAGCAAATAGTGACTTGGTGATTAATACCATATAA
- a CDS encoding NCS1 family nucleobase:cation symporter-1 — translation MAATSLSSSTLDQSPLIKQHPGLHDSIYYNADIAPTLPEQRTWTKWHIAALWVGMAVCVPTYMLGGVLTSYFGLSVSESLLTILIANIVVLIPLTLNACPGTKYGIPFPVLLRASFGIVGSNIPCLIRALIACGWFGIQTLFGGLAIHQLLATFSDSWASLATAGEVIGFFIFLVLNLMVVLKGANSIKWLETVAAPLLLLVGIGLMVWAMPHISLENLLNQPAKRPADASVWRYFFAGLTAMVGFWATLSLNIPDFSRYAQNQKAQITGQIIGLPLTMFFFAALGVIMTAASPALVGEPIADPIHLIGKIENPIVIVVSMSILIIATLSTNTAANVVSPTNDFQNIAPKYINQTTGVLLTGMVGVLLMSWELLKKLGFITSATSIESLYSNWLIGYSCLLGPIAGIMIVDYFVIKQQQLDIKSLYTTKGHYPKFNKTGFIALIIPTAISLLALTFNLLPWFYDYGWFTGSLTGGLIYYLVSPSTQPFYQWSAS, via the coding sequence ATGGCAGCCACTTCCCTTTCCTCATCCACTTTGGACCAATCCCCTTTGATAAAACAACACCCTGGATTACACGACAGTATTTACTACAATGCCGACATTGCACCTACACTGCCTGAGCAGCGCACCTGGACCAAGTGGCATATTGCTGCACTTTGGGTGGGAATGGCCGTTTGTGTGCCAACCTATATGCTGGGTGGGGTTCTCACTAGTTACTTCGGCTTAAGTGTCAGCGAATCATTACTGACTATATTGATCGCAAATATTGTAGTGCTTATTCCTTTAACCCTAAATGCCTGCCCTGGTACAAAATACGGTATTCCATTCCCTGTGCTATTACGCGCGTCCTTTGGCATTGTAGGATCAAATATTCCATGCTTAATCCGTGCTTTAATTGCTTGTGGCTGGTTTGGCATTCAAACCCTGTTTGGGGGGCTTGCTATACACCAACTGTTAGCGACTTTTTCTGACAGCTGGGCAAGTTTAGCCACTGCGGGAGAAGTGATTGGTTTCTTTATCTTTCTAGTATTAAACCTAATGGTTGTACTTAAAGGAGCCAACTCCATTAAATGGTTAGAAACTGTTGCAGCTCCCCTTCTTCTGTTGGTAGGCATTGGCTTAATGGTTTGGGCTATGCCCCATATTTCATTGGAAAACCTATTGAACCAACCAGCTAAACGTCCAGCTGATGCAAGTGTTTGGCGCTATTTTTTTGCTGGTTTAACCGCTATGGTTGGCTTCTGGGCAACCCTTTCATTAAATATTCCTGACTTCAGTCGTTATGCTCAAAATCAAAAAGCACAGATCACTGGTCAAATAATCGGCCTACCACTCACCATGTTTTTCTTTGCAGCTTTAGGTGTAATCATGACAGCCGCTTCGCCAGCACTAGTAGGCGAACCCATTGCAGATCCGATACACTTAATTGGAAAAATTGAAAACCCTATAGTAATAGTGGTTTCCATGAGTATTTTAATTATCGCCACACTTTCTACCAATACTGCCGCAAATGTGGTTTCTCCCACTAACGACTTTCAAAATATAGCCCCAAAATACATCAACCAAACCACAGGGGTATTACTAACAGGGATGGTAGGTGTATTACTGATGAGCTGGGAATTACTGAAAAAACTTGGTTTCATTACCTCAGCGACTAGTATAGAAAGCCTCTACTCCAACTGGCTGATTGGTTATTCATGCCTATTGGGGCCGATCGCCGGTATTATGATTGTTGACTATTTCGTCATAAAGCAACAACAGCTTGATATCAAGTCGCTTTACACAACCAAAGGTCACTACCCTAAGTTTAATAAAACTGGTTTCATCGCATTGATTATCCCAACAGCCATATCATTGTTAGCATTAACTTTTAACCTATTACCCTGGTTTTATGACTACGGCTGGTTTACTGGGTCGCTTACCGGTGGGCTGATATACTATTTAGTCAGTCCTAGCACCCAGCCATTCTATCAATGGTCAGCCAGCTAA
- a CDS encoding TfoX/Sxy family DNA transformation protein gives MNKLALTQLRNIGETVAERLANVDINTPEELAKTGAAIAYQKLAARYQGQRLPVCYYLYSLEGALQDRHWDDFTDEEKYQLRVAAGLIS, from the coding sequence ATGAACAAACTAGCGTTGACTCAACTACGAAATATCGGTGAGACTGTTGCGGAAAGGCTTGCCAATGTTGATATTAATACGCCAGAGGAATTAGCAAAAACAGGTGCTGCCATTGCTTATCAAAAGTTAGCTGCCAGATATCAGGGACAGCGTTTGCCGGTTTGCTATTACTTATACTCATTAGAAGGCGCGTTGCAAGACCGGCATTGGGATGACTTTACTGATGAAGAGAAATATCAGTTACGAGTGGCGGCAGGTTTAATAAGTTAG
- a CDS encoding substrate-binding periplasmic protein, whose product MLFFSLGTASSVYANEPVKICDDEGEWPPFIYYSRSAGKLDKNTIIGASVELIEAAFKLTNFSYTLQMIPWKRCLDEVHHYGTRGKFEVFLNASFSMERAEKYYATTPIYHLNSGVFYSKDRFPKGPKINQPSDLNNYKLCGVLGYNYEYLYTKYGLVKSKTINQGAPSIFSVLTMIANNRCEIFENSLEPIYGAVLIDKYKLPHNIASAPLPHADKIHYHIYIAKTSLRAYQLLTDINRVKPSYSYSSASGHI is encoded by the coding sequence GTGCTTTTTTTTTCTCTGGGCACTGCTTCATCTGTTTATGCGAATGAGCCCGTCAAAATCTGTGATGATGAGGGTGAGTGGCCACCTTTTATTTACTATTCAAGATCGGCTGGTAAACTTGATAAAAACACGATAATAGGTGCCTCTGTTGAGCTAATTGAGGCTGCGTTTAAACTAACTAATTTCAGTTATACATTACAGATGATACCTTGGAAACGTTGCCTTGATGAAGTCCATCATTATGGTACACGAGGTAAATTCGAAGTATTTTTAAATGCTAGCTTCAGTATGGAACGTGCAGAAAAGTACTATGCAACAACACCCATCTACCACTTAAACAGTGGGGTATTCTATTCCAAAGATCGTTTCCCCAAAGGTCCCAAAATTAATCAGCCATCAGATCTCAATAATTACAAACTCTGTGGGGTTTTGGGGTACAATTATGAATATTTATATACAAAATACGGGCTTGTCAAGAGCAAAACTATTAATCAAGGTGCCCCCAGTATTTTTTCTGTACTGACAATGATTGCTAATAATCGCTGTGAAATCTTTGAAAACAGCCTAGAGCCTATATATGGGGCAGTGCTGATAGATAAATACAAACTCCCTCACAACATTGCCAGCGCACCATTACCCCATGCTGATAAAATCCATTATCATATTTATATTGCTAAAACGTCGCTGCGTGCATACCAATTATTAACAGATATTAACAGAGTTAAACCAAGCTATTCTTATTCTTCAGCATCAGGGCATATCTAA
- a CDS encoding ParB/RepB/Spo0J family partition protein, whose translation MDDFWLQVEECKKLKAQGLTQKQIAGQLGVSRAEISHWSRFATLNPMVKALLKVHRFKSSYIRHIVTLKEPQTQMQLIRLAAQNHWSVRKLEMEVKHLKDKKDSLVNIIDKSYHDIGKAVNQKTGLMVLVKERPGHKEEGLVAIVFKNKIELANILEKLAYH comes from the coding sequence ATGGATGACTTTTGGTTACAGGTAGAGGAGTGTAAAAAGCTCAAAGCGCAGGGATTGACGCAAAAGCAAATTGCTGGCCAGCTAGGTGTTTCTAGAGCAGAAATTTCCCACTGGTCAAGATTTGCTACACTAAATCCAATGGTAAAAGCGTTGTTAAAAGTCCATCGATTTAAGTCTTCTTATATCAGGCATATAGTGACTTTGAAGGAGCCACAGACTCAGATGCAGCTTATTCGTTTGGCTGCTCAAAACCATTGGTCGGTGAGAAAGCTAGAAATGGAAGTGAAGCATCTAAAGGACAAAAAAGATAGTTTAGTTAATATTATTGACAAGTCTTATCATGATATAGGTAAAGCCGTTAATCAAAAGACGGGGTTAATGGTGTTGGTAAAAGAGCGCCCTGGTCATAAAGAGGAAGGACTGGTGGCAATTGTTTTTAAAAATAAAATTGAGTTGGCTAATATTTTAGAGAAGTTAGCCTATCATTAG
- a CDS encoding DUF6174 domain-containing protein, translating to MILKKILPITLAATLSTTVSADPWSEDFTKDFKPEVATYLAKWYKDNYSNYTYIYRYFCFCAESGKSFTVDVRDNEVKKVTYTDTNQEVPESHMSMFDTIDGLFADLVKANKSAHKINVQFNKRFGNPSSVYIDYDPRIADEETAYSIDQIFVMLP from the coding sequence ATGATCTTAAAAAAAATACTACCTATCACTTTAGCTGCTACTTTATCAACAACTGTTTCAGCTGATCCTTGGAGTGAAGATTTTACTAAAGACTTTAAACCTGAAGTCGCCACTTACCTAGCTAAATGGTATAAAGATAATTATAGCAACTACACTTACATTTATCGGTATTTCTGTTTTTGTGCTGAGTCAGGTAAATCATTTACCGTTGACGTTAGAGATAACGAAGTCAAAAAAGTTACCTACACCGACACTAATCAAGAAGTACCTGAATCCCATATGAGTATGTTTGATACCATAGATGGGCTTTTTGCTGACTTAGTTAAAGCAAACAAAAGTGCTCACAAAATAAATGTTCAATTTAACAAACGTTTTGGCAACCCAAGCAGTGTTTACATTGATTATGATCCACGTATCGCAGATGAAGAAACCGCCTATTCTATTGACCAAATTTTCGTAATGTTGCCTTAA